One genomic region from Neoarius graeffei isolate fNeoGra1 chromosome 4, fNeoGra1.pri, whole genome shotgun sequence encodes:
- the rab44 gene encoding ras and EF-hand domain-containing protein isoform X2 — translation MSSGKPKKSQKFGSSRRHRNHNRNTEEKGNDDGFPDPGNEEHDNEQNQFHTVSENQASNESSLLHSDQPVTACTNPNTSVFEPSPQPQLQDLKDLLTQGEATIKKRKMGSTHKSHRNLKFEGIYEDEPEHRVQLKEGVSAEQGVTVEAAIKKDGDKEDQTNLSDCAPSQSSENENSNQRGKHLALGTIIHNEDNHKNDEREHLEAALQNKPMDISSSEIKQSKEAEFSQDLIQTSLDFNIVTPTECNVPLQELDESLQICHQMDTFSEPVSSLPNSTGQICRIDTISTPLNGNREEGQDVQMSLNNLIHNDKPHMAEHTVLKTVDDQSSLHSIIRDKQEDKHEREDVDTLEGCSAEDIGQDELTGVQAVSLINEHEHVTQDDKVPTVICQNVSTEGSTEDENIIDHCLDHKDDTLKLNKESICKSKSTEFREDIDEYEEVSDAYLTSESESTPISHPVSEPRPGIEEVRTTVVKDTNAPCVVSTRGRPKIDSEQWNEQLPDFGQAVYNVVMVGNSNVGKTSFIKRLQSGHFITDYNATIGVDTFVQTVTFGSRTVKLYVWDTAGQERYHSITRQVFHKAQGLLLMYDITSSQSFHAVRAWISQVQEKASPDVILMLLGNKNDCVNREVQLQEGEDLSKEYNIHFMECSAATGENVSESLKTLAWLLVKQKVRKEEEHTTLQPKPQNKKSGCC, via the exons ATGTCAAGTGGAAAGCCTAAGAAGAGCCAGAAGTTTGGTTCCTCTCGGCGTCACAGAAATCATAACAGAAATACTGAAGAAAAAGGAAATGATGATGGATTCCCAGACCCTGGAAATGAGGAGCATGACAATGAGCAAAATCAATTTCACACAGTTTCTGAAAACCAAGCATCTAATGAGTCTTCACTGCTTCATTCTGATCAGCCAGTTACAGCTTGCACCAACCCAAACACTTCAGTCTTCGAACCTTCTCCTCAGCCACAATTACAGGATTTAAAGGATCTATTGACACAAGGTGAAGCAACAATTAAGAAAAGAAAAATGGGATCAACTCATAAGAGCCACAGAAACCTTAAATTTGAAGGAATTTATGAGGATGAACCAGAGCACAGGGTACAGCTAAAGGAAGGTGTTAGTGCTGAGCAAGGAGTGACTGTAGAGGCAGCCATAAAAAAGGATGGGGACAAAGAAGACCAAACAAATCTATCAGATTGTGCACCCAGTCAGTCTTCAGAAAATGAAAACTCCAACCAACGAGGGAAGCATTTGGCCCTTGGGACCATCATACATAATGAAGACAATCACAAAAATGATGAACGGGAACATTTAGAAGCAGCCCTACAAAACAAACCCATGGACATCTCTTCTTCTGAAATAAAACAATCCAAGGAGGCAGAATTCAGTCAAGATTTAATACAGACCTCACTTGATTTCAATATTGTCACACCAACCGAATGTAATGTGCCACTACAGGAATTAGATGAATCTTTGCAAATATGTCATCAAATGGACACTTTCAGTGAGCCAGTATCCTCCTTACCAAACAGCACAGGCCAGATATGCAGGATAGATACTATTTCCACACCTCTTAATGGAAACAGAGAAGAGGGACAGGATGTTCAGATGTCTCTGAATAACCTAATACACAATGATAAGCCACATATGGCAGAGCACACTGTGCTCAAAACAGTGGATGATCAATCCAGTTTACATTCTATCATCAGAGACAAACAAGAAGATAAACATGAAAGAGAAGATGTAGATACACTGGAAGGTTGCAGCGCAGAAGATATAGGACAAGATGAACTTACTGGAGTACAAGCAGTCTCTTTGATAAATGAACATGAGCATGTGACTCAAGATGACAAAGTACCTACAGTTATTTGCCAAAATGTTAGTActgaaggcagcacagaagatgagAACATAATTGACCATTGCCTTGACCATAAGGATGACACTTTAAAGCTAAATAAGGAGAGCATTTGCAAGTCTAAAAGTACAGAATTCAGAGAGGACATTGATGAGTATGAGGAG GTCTCTGATGCATATTTAACCTCAGAATCAGAAAGTACACCAATCTCTCACCCAGTCTCTGAGCCAAG ACCAGGAATTGAAGAGGTTAGAACAACTGTTGTGAAAGATACAAATGCACCATGTGTTGTAAGCACCAGAGGAAGACCTAAGATAGACTCTGAGCAATGGAATGAGCAAC TTCCAGATTTTGGACAAGCAGTGTATAATGTTGTGATGGTGGGAAACAGTAACGTGGGCAAGACATCCTTcataaaacgtttacagagtggacATTTCATCACAGACTACAATGCTACTATAG gtgttgacacctttgtccagacTGTTACATTTGGTAGTAGAACTGTTAAACTGTATGTGTGGGACACTGCAGGTCAGGAAAG GTATCACAGCATCACTAGGCAGGTCTTCCACAAGGCCCAGGGGCTTCTGCTGATGTATGATATCACATCATCTCAGAGTTTCCATGCTGTTCGTGCCTGGATCTCCCaggttcag GAAAAGGCTTCCCCTGATGTCATCTTGATGCTACTTGGCAACAAAAATGACTGTGTTAATCGAGAAGTCCAGCTACAAGAAGGAGAGGATCTGTCCAAA GAGTACAACATTCATTTTATGGAGTGCAGTGCTGCAACTGGTGAGAATGTGTCAGAATCTCTGAAGACTCTAGCGtg GTTATTGGTGAAACAGAAAGTGAGGAAAGAGGAGGAACATACAACATTACAGCCAAAGCCACAAAATAAGAAGTCGGgttgctgttaa
- the rab44 gene encoding uncharacterized protein rab44 isoform X1, whose protein sequence is MSYDEEEKYREIRTEREVEKDEMQSTTSDQLLFSKASSTNMLDFVTESGLIPVETLYGETETNSQTHNLQHNNPGEFPTELEMQSKEGVCSDQMLDKVIKYKSEFLDTETKVIEEDNDDIEENINAGSTEGFTKEELIRMDDDKDGMPTLMNEHEMASVIINVQDYAFPDQAAMIVKEHGIESPDVGSDSLGHAYPTSDPVKLIPETQVKLDMQVYNATAVPDQKQNMSEECLVNPTNRESEAEQFKSTSPIVYIQESRLGQDDVVAENVRLSPSEEKQFDSTGLISGGDQKDSFKTMKEAMQVQSLEKSTPISEDGTLSFTPETCYPQSSESQNFMEPEAEKIDENMIKTVTENEKTNTSQEYNETPQHISTGVVNTNQECNVLDREDEETVMVQNICGGVDTTHLVLSDVAEQLLDTEVFKMQSRSEVAESIVQNEQATWDGHSDSQTISLEDPHQNTSPHLKLGQSKSSEYTELVTVTINTDHLMTSAEPMDAAGVAQQPGANILQATTTPIQEEAHTLNSTNSSRDKMGSICRALGEKDEEEDMYGEEQDVAFRGRAMLLSPENGVSKEEKNDKREEINAGLTENSTVEDLAKCSQQYMYSELSSQTTIEHPSPATEHPDIKEDDGNSIENVENRSAEIHLQTQTKKKKKFGSTRRSHGRHQPNAEGEEGELKDLENTPENGHQIITKAATSNLLTEPQNAMSEGSLDIHDSPETDEQKQMTKSEVEFVSEVIDAPPAILSNEVDLIHSVVSDDVSNAEGLTDMMAQNEAEPINIKEKENMQEQNMDQKGTNSEDIEEEIPDAKEEINTGSIEKFTTTEDITTVCSHQYMYSELSSQTTIEHPSPATEHPDIKEDDGNSIENVENRNAEIHLQTQTKKKKKFGSTRRLHGRHQPHAEGEEGEWKDLENTQEIGNQITTEAATSNLLTDPQNAMSEGSHNVHDSPETDEQKQKIKSEVEFISGVIDAPPAILSNEVDLIHSVVSDDVSNAEGLTNMIEQNETEPINIKEKENMQEQNMDQKGTNSEDIEEEIHDTKEEINTGPTEKFTTTEDIATVCSLQYMYSELSSQTTREHPSPTTEHPDIKEDDGNSIENVENRNAEIHLQTQTKKKKKFGSTRRLHGRHQPNAEGEGKDLENTPESGHQIITKAATSSLLTESQNAMNEGSLDIHDSPETDEQKQMTKSEVEFVSAVIDALPAILSNELDQVHSVVSDDISNAEGLTDMIEQNEVEPINIKEKENMQEQNMDQKGTNTEVTDEGINDTKEEINAGPTEKYTTTDDITTVCSQQYTLCELSSQATDLGLTTIEHPSPATEHSDFKEDDGDSIENVENRNAEIHLQTQTKKKKFGSTRRLHGRHQPHTEGEEGELKDLENTPESGHQIITKAATSNLLTEPQNAMSEGSLDIHDSPETDEQKQTIKSEVEFVSEVTDAPPAILSNEVDLIHSVVSDDDSNAEGLTDMMAQNEAEPINIKEKENMQEQNMDQKGTNSEDIEEEIPDAKEEINTGSTEKFTTTEDITTVCSHQYMYSELSSQTTIEHPSHATEHPDIKEDDGNSIENVENRSAEIHLQTQTKKKKKFGSTRRSHGRHQPHAEGEEGEWKDPENTQEIGNQITTEAATSNLLTEPQNAMGEGSLNVHDSPETDEQKQKIKSEVEFVSGVIDAPPVILSNEVDPIHSVVSDDVSNAEGLTNMIQQNETEPINIKEKENMQEQNMDQKGTNTEVTDEGTNDTKKEINAGPTEKFTTTEDITTVCSQQYTLCELSSQATDLGLTTIEHLSPATEHSDFNENDGNSIENVENRNAEIHLQTQTKKKKKFGSTRRLHGRHQPNAEGQEGEWKDLENTPESGHQITTEAATSNLLTEPQNAMSEASLDIHDSPETDEQKQMTKSEAEFVSAVIDAPPTILSNEVDQVHSVVSDDISNAEGLTDMMEQNEVEPINIKEKENMQEQNMDQKGTNTEVTDEGTNDTKEEINAGPTEKFTTTDDITTVCSQQYTLCELSSQATDPGLTTIEHPSPATEHSDFKEDDGNSIENVENRNAEIHLQTQTKKKKFGSTRRLHGRHQPHAEEEKGELKDLENTQKIQVIDQTASINLLTEPQNGISELSLDILEPTLSTEQDMECTENESASQVAYPTHGPVEVIHEIQGRSDIPNVYEYCNMLSEEHLENPENRESKSEECESTCPALHIQELKLAPDDKVTQNSGHSGNSGRRKKIGSTRRSLRVIKEKENTQEETTEESTPTSDKDHAQKGTFNITTEISHQSIQTPSEPLNIVDPEAEKIGSTCNNLEEGQSKQEAWQNTKDTNPRYAGDIDREYLKLVEKEVVNPDSDICGAKTRVQEYEPQIHRKLVQSEGSLLSEIEFYLNKSFEGTLKTTILNPDIAELSEPISEESLQLPSSQNPQIDMQPSSPARRRKMGSNRKMSRNMHAKKISNEGRGSEQEKENLDNAKNSEPKREAKTVKESVMTEGTEDMKESVELVSEVQVLPRINDSSKQSTGQPLPECRRKFGSRRSAKGSSGLGAFTHGDYESDLKKTDVQVTNDDLRVSDAYLTSESESTPISHPVSEPRPGIEEVRTTVVKDTNAPCVVSTRGRPKIDSEQWNEQLPDFGQAVYNVVMVGNSNVGKTSFIKRLQSGHFITDYNATIGVDTFVQTVTFGSRTVKLYVWDTAGQERYHSITRQVFHKAQGLLLMYDITSSQSFHAVRAWISQVQEKASPDVILMLLGNKNDCVNREVQLQEGEDLSKEYNIHFMECSAATGENVSESLKTLAWLLVKQKVRKEEEHTTLQPKPQNKKSGCC, encoded by the exons ATGAGTTATGATGAAGAAGAAAAATATAGAGAGATaagaacagagagagaggttgagaaAGATGAGATGCAATCTACAACTTCAGATCAGTTGTTATTTTCAAAAGCAAGTTCAACAAATATGTTAGATTTTGTCACTGAATCTGGACTAATTCCTGTTGAAACACTGTATGGGGAAACAGAAACCAACAGCCAGACACACAACCTTCAACATAACAATCCAGGGGAATTTCCAACTGAACTGGAGATGCAGTCAAAGGAAGGAGTTTGTTCTGATCAAATGCTTGACAAAGTAATCAAATATAAATCTGAGTTTTTAGACACAGAAACCAAGGTTATTGAGGAGGACAATGATGACATAGAGGAAAATATAAATGCTGGTTCCACAGAAGGTTTTACCAAGGAAGAATTAATAAGAATGGATGATGATAAGGATGGCATGCCTACATTGATGAATGAGCATGAAATGGCATCAGTCATTATAAATGTACAAGACTATGCTTTTCCAGACCAGGCAGCCATGATAGTCAAAGAACATGGTATTGAGAGTCCTGATGTAGGAAGTGATAGCCTAGGTCATGCTTATCCTACAAGTGACCCAGTGAAGCTCATTCCTGAAACTCAAGTCAAATTAGACATGCAGGTGTATAATGCCACAGCTGTACCTGATCAGAAGCAAAACATGTCTGAAGAATGTCTAGTAAATCCAACAAACAGAGAATCAGAAGCTGAGCAATTTAAAAGCACATCTCCAATTGTTTACATACAGGAATCAAGACTGGGTCAGGATGATGTAGTAGCAGAAAATGTGAGACTTAGCCCCTCTGAGGAAAAACAGTTTGATTCAACTGGACTTATCTCAGGAGGTGACCAGAAAGACAGTTTTAAAACAATGAAGGAAGCCATGCAGGTACAAAGCTTAGAAAAAAGTACACCAATCTCAGAGGATGGAACACTCAGCTTCACTCCTGAAACATGTTATCCTCAGTCCTCAGAGTCACAGAATTTCATGGAACCTGAAGCAGAAAAAATAGATGAAAATATGATTAAAACTGTTACTGAAAATGAGAAAACAAATACTTCACAAGAATATAatgaaacacctcagcacatctcAACAGGAGTTGTCAACACAAATCAAGAATGTAATGTACTTGACAGAGAGGATGAAGAAACAGTCATGGTACAAAATATTTGCGGTGGGGTGGATACCACACATTTAGTCTTATCTGATGTAGCTGAACAGCTGCTTGATACTGAGGTCTTCAAAATGCAAAGCAGATCAGAAGTGGCTGAAAGTATAGTACAAAATGAACAAGCAACATGGGACGGACACAGTGATAGTCAAACCATATCACTAGAAGACCCTCATCAGAATACTTCTCCCCATTTGAAATTAGGACAGTCCAAATCATCAGAATATACTGAGCTTGTTACTGTTACAATAAATACTGATCACCTCATGACTTCTGCTGAGCCTATGGATGCAGCTGGAGTAGCTCAACAGCCAGGGGCAAACATCCTACAAGCTACCACTACTCCTATTCAAGAAGAAGCCCATACACTGAATAGCACAAACAGTAGCAGAGATAAAATGGGATCAATATGCAGGGCTCTGGGAGAAAAAGATGAAGAGGAGGATATGTATGGAGAGGAGCAAGATGTGGCTTTTAGAGGTAGAGCTATGTTATTAAGCCCAGAAAATGGAGTTAGTAAGGAGGAGAAAAATGATAAAAGAGAAGAGATAAATGCTGGTCTGACAGAAAATAGTACAGTGGAAGACCTAGCAAAATGCTCACAACAATATATGTATTCTGAATTATCCTCTCAAACTACTATTGAACATCCATCACCTGCAACAGAGCATCCAGATATCAAGGAAGATGATGGAAATAGCATAGAGAATGTGGAAAATAGAAGTGCAGAAATCCATCTGCAAACTCAAActaagaaaaagaagaaatttGGATCAACACGGAGATCGCATGGAAGACACCAACCAAATGCTGAAGGAGAAGAAGGAGAACTGAAAGATCTGGAAAATACACCAGAAAATGGACATCAAATCATAACTAAAGCTGCCACTTCAAACCTGCTCACTGAACCACAGAATGCTATGAGTGAGGGGTCACTTGACATCCATGATTCACCAGAGACAGATGAACAAAAACAGATGACTAAATCAGAAGTTGAATTCGTGTCTGAAGTGATTGATGCACCACCTGCCATATTATCAAATGAAGTTGATCTGATTCACAGTGTGGTCTCTGATGATGTTAGCAATGCAGAAGGACTGACCGATATGATGGCGCAAAATGAGGCTGAGcccataaacataaaagaaaaagaaaacatgcAGGAACAAAACATGGACCAAAAAGGCACCAACAGTGAGGATATTGAGGAAGAGATTCCTGATGCAAAGGAAGAAATAAATACTGGTTCTATAGAAAAGTTTACTACCACAGAGGACATTACAACAGTATGCTCACATCAATATATGTATTCTGAATTATCCTCTCAAACTACTATTGAACATCCATCACCTGCAACAGAGCATCCAGATATCAAGGAAGATGATGGAAATAGCATAGAGAATGTGGAAAATAGAAATGCAGAAATCCATCTGCAAACTCAAActaagaaaaagaagaaatttGGATCAACACGGAGATTGCATGGAAGACACCAACCACATGCTGAAGGAGAGGAAGGAGAATGGAAAGATCTGGAAAATACACAAGAAATTGGAAATCAAATCACAACTGAAGCTGCCACTTCAAACCTGCTCACTGACCCACAGAATGCTATGAGTGAAGGGTCACATAATGTCCATGATTCACCAGAGACAGATGAACAAAAACAAAAGATTAAATCAGAAGTTGAATTCATTTCTGGAGTGATTGATGCACCACCTGCCATATTATCAAATGAAGTTGATCTTATTCACAGTGTGGTCTCTGATGATGTAAGCAATGCAGAAGGACTGACCAATATGATAGAGCAAAATGAGACTGAGCctataaacataaaagaaaaagaaaacatgcAGGAACAAAACATGGACCAAAAAGGTACCAACAGTGAGGATATTGAGGAAGAGATTCATGATACAAAGGAAGAAATAAATACTGGTCCTACAGAAAAGTTTACTACCACAGAGGACATTGCAACCGTATGCTCACTACAATATATGTATTCTGAATTATCCTCTCAAACTACTCGTGAACATCCATCACCTACAACAGAGCATCCTGATATCAAGGAAGATGATGGAAATAGCATAGAGAATGTGGAAAATAGAAATGCAGAAATCCATCTGCAAACTCAAActaagaaaaagaagaaatttGGATCAACACGGAGACTGCATGGAAGACACCAACCAAATGCTGAAGGAGAAGGGAAAGACCTGGAAAATACACCAGAAAGTGGACATCAAATCATAACTAAAGCTGCCACTTCAAGCCTGCTCACTGAATCACAGAATGCTATGAATGAGGGGTCACTTGACATCCATGATTCACCAGAGACAGATGAACAAAAACAGATGACTAAATCAGAAGTTGAATTCGTGTCTGCAGTGATTGATGCACTACCTGCCATATTATCAAATGAATTGGATCAGGTTCATAGTGTTGTCTCTGATGATATAAGCAATGCAGAAGGACTGACCGATATGATAGAGCAAAATGAGGTCGAGcccataaacataaaagaaaaagaaaacatgcAGGAACAAAACATGGACCAAAAAGGTACCAACACTGAGGTAACTGATGAAGGGATTAATGATACAAAGGAAGAAATAAATGCTGGTCCTACAGAAAAGTATACTACCACAGATGACATTACAACAGTATGTTCTCAACAATATACACTTTGTGAGTTATCCTCTCAAGCTACTGATCTGGGTTTAACTACAATCGAACATCCGTCACCTGCAACAGAGCATTCTGATTTCAAGGAAGATGATGGAGATAGCATAGAGAATGTGGAAAATAGAAATGCAGAAATCCATCTGCAAACTCAAACTAAGAAAAAGAAGTTTGGATCAACACGGAGACTGCATGGAAGACATCAACCACATACTGAAGGAGAAGAAGGAGAACTGAAAGATCTGGAAAATACACCAGAAAGTGGACATCAAATCATAACTAAAGCTGCCACTTCAAACCTGCTCACTGAACCACAGAATGCTATGAGTGAGGGGTCACTTGACATCCATGATTCACCAGAGACAGATGAACAAAAACAAACGATTAAATCAGAAGTTGAATTCGTGTCTGAAGTGACTGATGCACCACCTGCCATATTATCAAATGAAGTTGATCTGATTCACAGTGTGGTCTCTGATGATGATAGCAATGCAGAAGGACTGACCGATATGATGGCACAAAATGAGGCTGAGcccataaacataaaagaaaaagaaaacatgcAGGAACAAAACATGGACCAAAAAGGCACCAACAGTGAGGATATTGAGGAAGAGATTCCTGATGCAAAGGAAGAAATAAATACTGGTTCTACAGAAAAGTTTACTACCACAGAGGACATTACAACAGTATGCTCACATCAATATATGTATTCTGAATTATCCTCTCAAACTACTATTGAACATCCCTCACATGCAACAGAGCATCCAGATATCAAGGAAGATGATGGAAATAGCATAGAGAATGTGGAAAATAGAAGTGCAGAAATCCATCTGCAAACTCAAActaagaaaaagaagaaatttGGATCAACACGGAGATCACATGGAAGACACCAACCACATGCTGAAGGAGAGGAAGGAGAATGGAAAGATCCGGAAAATACACAAGAAATTGGAAATCAAATCACAACTGAAGCTGCCACTTCAAACCTGCTCACTGAACCACAGAATGCTATGGGTGAGGGGTCACTTAATGTCCATGATTCACCAGAGACAGATGAACAAAAACAAAAGATTAAATCAGAAGTTGAATTCGTTTCTGGAGTGATTgatgcaccacctgtcatattatcAAATGAAGTTGATCCGATTCACAGTGTGGTCTCTGATGATGTAAGCAATGCAGAAGGACTGACCAATATGATACAGCAAAATGAGACTGAGCctataaacataaaagaaaaagaaaacatgcAGGAACAAAACATGGACCAAAAAGGTACCAACACTGAGGTAACTGATGAAGGGACTAATGatacaaagaaagaaataaaTGCTGGTCCTACAGAAAAGTTTACTACCACAGAGGACATTACAACAGTATGCTCACAACAATATACGCTTTGTGAATTATCCTCTCAAGCTACTGATCTGGGTTTAACTACAATCGAACATCTGTCACCTGCAACAGAGCATTCTGATTTCAATGAAAATGATGGAAATAGCATAGAGAATGTCGAAAACAGAAATGCAGAAATCCATCTGCAAACTCAAActaagaaaaagaagaaatttGGATCAACACGGAGATTGCATGGAAGACACCAACCAAATGCTGAAGGACAGGAAGGAGAATGGAAAGATCTGGAAAATACACCAGAAAGTGGACATCAAATCACAACTGAGGCTGCCACTTCAAACCTGCTCACTGAACCACAGAATGCTATGAGTGAGGCGTCACTTGACATCCATGATTCACCAGAGACAGATGAACAAAAACAGATGACTAAATCAGAAGCTGAATTTGTGTCTGCAGTGATTGATGCACCACCTACCATATTATCAAATGAAGTTGATCAGGTTCACAGTGTTGTCTCTGATGATATAAGCAATGCAGAAGGACTGACCGATATGATGGAGCAAAATGAGGTCGAGcccataaacataaaagaaaaagaaaacatgcAGGAACAAAACATGGACCAAAAAGGTACCAACACTGAGGTAACTGATGAAGGGACTAATGATACAAAGGAAGAAATAAATGCTGGTCCTACAGAAAAGTTTACTACCACAGATGACATTACAACAGTATGTTCACAACAATATACGCTTTGTGAGTTATCCTCTCAAGCTACTGATCCGGGTTTAACTACAATCGAACATCCATCACCTGCAACAGAGCATTCTGATTTCAAGGAAGATGATGGAAATAGCATAGAGAATGTGGAAAATAGAAATGCAGAAATCCATCTGCAAACTCAAACTAAGAAAAAGAAGTTTGGATCAACACGGAGACTGCATGGAAGACACCAACCACATGCTGAAGAAGAGAAAGGAGAATTGAAAGATCTGGAAAATACACAAAAAATACAAGTCATAGATCAAACAGCTAGTATAAACTTGCTTACTGAACCACAGAATGGTATAAGTGAGTTGTCACTTGATATCCTTGAACCAACCTTGAGCACTGAGCAAGATATGGAGTGTACTGAAAATGAAAGTGCCAGTCAAGTAGCATATCCTACCCATGGTCCAGTGGAAGTAATTCATGAGATACAAGGTAGATCAGACATCCCAAATGTTTATGAATATTGCAACATGCTGTCTGAAGAACATCTAGAGAATCCAGAAAACAGAGAATCAAAATCAGAGGAATGTGAAAGCACATGCCCAGCTCTTCACATACAGGAATTAAAATTGGCTCCAGACGATAAGGTAACACAGAATTCAGGACATTCAGGAAATTCTGGGAGAAGGAAGAAGATAGGTTCAACTCGAAGGAGTCTTAGagtgataaaagaaaaagaaaacacccAGGAAGAAACAACAGAAGAAAGTACACCAACCTCAGATAAAGATCATGCTCAAAAAGGGACATTCAACATAACTACCGAAATATCTCACCAGTCCATACAAACACCTTCTGAGCCCTTAAATATTGTAGACCCTGAAGCAGAGAAAATTGGTTCAACTTGCAACAACCTTGAGGAAGGACAGAGTAAACAGGAAGCATGGCAAAACACTAAAGACACAAACCCAAGATATGCTGGAGACATTGACAGAGAATATTTAAAATTAGTAGAAAAAGAAGTGGTTAACCCTGATTCTGACATTTGTGGTGCAAAGACAAGAGTACAAGAGTATGAACCACAAATTCACAGGAAACTTGTTCAGTCAGAAGGCTCCCTTCTTAGTGAGATAGAGTTTTACCTGAATAAAAGTTTTGAAGGTACCCTAAAAACTACAATTCTTAACCCTGATATAGCAGAACTCTCAGAACCAATATCTGAGGAGTCTCTTCAGCTACCATCATCTCAAAACCCTCAAATTGATATGCAACCAAGCTCCCCAGCAAGAAGGAGAAAAATGGGGTCAAATCGCAAGATGTCCAGAAACATGCACGCAAAAAAAATATCCAATGAGGGCAGAGGGTCTGAACAGGAAAAAGAGAATTTGGATAATGCTAAAAATAGTGAACCTAAAAGAGAGGCAAAGACAGTTAAGGAATCTGTCATGACAGAAGGCACAGAAGACATGAAAGAATCTGTTGAACTCGTATCTGAAGTGCAAGTTCTCCCTCGTATAAATGATAGTAGTAAACAATCCACAGGGCAACCACTTCCAGAATGTAGGCGAAAGTTTGGGTCCAGACGCTCAGCGAAGGGAAGCAGTGGCCTGGGTGCATTTACACATGGGGATTATGAGAGCGACCTGAAAAAAACAGATGTTCAAGTGACTAATGATGACTTAAGG GTCTCTGATGCATATTTAACCTCAGAATCAGAAAGTACACCAATCTCTCACCCAGTCTCTGAGCCAAG ACCAGGAATTGAAGAGGTTAGAACAACTGTTGTGAAAGATACAAATGCACCATGTGTTGTAAGCACCAGAGGAAGACCTAAGATAGACTCTGAGCAATGGAATGAGCAAC TTCCAGATTTTGGACAAGCAGTGTATAATGTTGTGATGGTGGGAAACAGTAACGTGGGCAAGACATCCTTcataaaacgtttacagagtggacATTTCATCACAGACTACAATGCTACTATAG gtgttgacacctttgtccagacTGTTACATTTGGTAGTAGAACTGTTAAACTGTATGTGTGGGACACTGCAGGTCAGGAAAG GTATCACAGCATCACTAGGCAGGTCTTCCACAAGGCCCAGGGGCTTCTGCTGATGTATGATATCACATCATCTCAGAGTTTCCATGCTGTTCGTGCCTGGATCTCCCaggttcag GAAAAGGCTTCCCCTGATGTCATCTTGATGCTACTTGGCAACAAAAATGACTGTGTTAATCGAGAAGTCCAGCTACAAGAAGGAGAGGATCTGTCCAAA GAGTACAACATTCATTTTATGGAGTGCAGTGCTGCAACTGGTGAGAATGTGTCAGAATCTCTGAAGACTCTAGCGtg GTTATTGGTGAAACAGAAAGTGAGGAAAGAGGAGGAACATACAACATTACAGCCAAAGCCACAAAATAAGAAGTCGGgttgctgttaa